Proteins from one Terriglobia bacterium genomic window:
- a CDS encoding efflux RND transporter permease subunit — protein sequence MADEPKVTNHIDVKGIAARRHWLAQNSATIIFLIIVIALVGGYQALNIPIAVFPSTDFPRIVIGIDNGVMPIDQMMVTITRPVEQAVNSVQGLEMVRSITSRGSAEVDLFFNWQVDMFKTLQLVDSALSKIATELPPTAKVESHRLTFASFPILGYSLTSDSVPQNRLWEMATYDIAPRLNRMTGVATVIVQGGQEPEFQITPSPARLLATSVTVTDILNAVKATNLVDSPGLFERNHQLMLGLVSGQARNADDLANTVIKNTPAGLPVRIGDVATVQQSVKPIYTIVRADGKPAVLLNINRQPDSNTVAVANEVHDEIASIRKTLPPGIRLTPFYDQSGIVRDSIKSVRDAILMGLILSAIVLVVFLRDWGSSIVAGLVIPVTIFVTFLALKLLGESFNLMTLGGLAAAVGLVIDDAIVVVENIVLHRDAGEGKIEAMQSALSEITVPLIGSTLTPIVVFLPLISMTGVNGTFFRALAVTMCAALLTSLILALTWTPTLSLFLLRRKESESANVASNGDVDSEIRKLMAAEESSMKGFFGRIIEFYERWLRRALEHPRTLLAGAAVLVLVSFGAFYFLGSDLLPEMDEGGFILDYLTPPGSSLQETDRIVGHLEKMLQETPEVESTSRRTGLQLGLAAVTEANRGDLTVKLKANRKRATDDVIADLREQVKREEPAVDVDFPLILQDMIGDLTGEPEPVVIKLFSEDPKLLEQQAPRVADAIEKIKGVVDLKNGIENTMSGPAAEFRVNTTVAAKAGFTAEEVSTDAEAVLQGVTGANPVVANNRAYNVRVRFPEQNRSSLEAMSNTLLVSSAGRTATLGSLAQMSELPGQTEINRENLQRMVEVTARLENMSLGKGMEKVRKVVEGLHLPSGIRVAYGGKYAQQQKDFHDMAMVLLLAIILVFTVLLFEFRNFSAPVAILSSALLSISGVFLALLVTGKTVNLASLMGMIMVIGIVAKNGILLLDANQKFAHANFEPEEAMVQAGRRRLRPIFMTALATMAGMLPLAFALGAGSEMLQPLAIAVIGGILVSMVLSLIVTPAVYFYLGKIRSRA from the coding sequence ATGGCGGATGAACCCAAAGTCACGAACCATATTGACGTGAAGGGCATCGCGGCACGCCGCCACTGGCTGGCCCAGAACTCCGCTACGATAATCTTCCTCATTATCGTGATCGCACTGGTCGGCGGCTATCAGGCGCTGAATATTCCTATCGCGGTTTTTCCTTCTACAGATTTTCCTCGCATCGTGATTGGCATTGATAACGGCGTAATGCCAATTGATCAAATGATGGTTACCATCACGCGACCAGTTGAGCAGGCCGTAAACAGCGTGCAGGGCCTGGAGATGGTGCGTTCCATCACCAGCCGCGGCTCTGCGGAAGTGGACTTGTTCTTTAACTGGCAAGTTGACATGTTTAAGACGCTCCAGTTGGTTGATTCGGCGCTGTCCAAAATCGCAACCGAGTTGCCGCCAACGGCAAAGGTTGAAAGCCATCGGCTGACGTTCGCTTCATTCCCCATTCTTGGCTACAGCCTCACGTCGGATTCAGTCCCGCAAAATCGGCTCTGGGAAATGGCGACCTATGATATTGCTCCGCGGCTGAATCGAATGACGGGCGTCGCGACCGTGATTGTGCAAGGCGGGCAGGAACCGGAGTTTCAGATCACTCCCAGCCCGGCACGTTTGCTGGCGACATCCGTGACGGTAACGGACATCCTGAATGCGGTAAAAGCCACGAACCTTGTGGACTCTCCCGGGCTGTTCGAACGCAACCATCAACTGATGCTCGGCCTGGTGAGCGGACAAGCGCGCAACGCTGACGATCTGGCAAATACCGTCATCAAGAACACACCTGCGGGACTTCCGGTGCGCATCGGCGATGTGGCCACGGTCCAGCAGTCGGTCAAGCCGATTTATACGATTGTGCGTGCCGACGGAAAACCTGCGGTGCTGCTGAACATCAATCGTCAGCCGGACAGCAATACGGTTGCGGTGGCCAATGAAGTGCATGACGAGATTGCGAGCATTCGCAAGACGCTGCCTCCGGGAATCCGGCTCACGCCTTTTTATGACCAATCGGGCATTGTGCGCGATTCCATCAAAAGCGTGCGCGACGCCATCCTGATGGGACTGATCCTTTCTGCGATTGTGCTGGTCGTATTCCTGCGCGATTGGGGAAGCTCGATAGTGGCCGGGCTGGTGATTCCAGTTACGATTTTTGTCACCTTTCTGGCGCTTAAGCTTCTGGGTGAAAGTTTTAACCTGATGACGCTGGGCGGACTTGCCGCCGCCGTGGGACTGGTGATCGACGATGCGATAGTCGTGGTGGAAAACATTGTGCTGCATCGCGACGCCGGCGAAGGCAAGATTGAAGCCATGCAGAGCGCGCTTTCTGAAATCACCGTTCCGCTGATCGGTTCCACGCTCACTCCCATTGTTGTATTCCTTCCGCTGATTTCCATGACGGGCGTAAATGGAACGTTCTTCCGTGCCTTGGCCGTGACCATGTGTGCCGCGCTGTTGACGTCGCTCATTCTGGCGCTTACATGGACACCAACACTGAGCCTTTTTCTGCTGCGACGCAAGGAATCTGAAAGCGCAAATGTGGCGTCCAACGGTGACGTGGACTCTGAAATTCGCAAGCTCATGGCTGCTGAAGAGTCCTCCATGAAAGGTTTCTTCGGCCGGATTATCGAGTTTTACGAACGCTGGTTGCGTCGCGCGCTGGAGCATCCACGGACATTGCTCGCGGGCGCGGCCGTGCTCGTACTGGTCTCATTTGGAGCTTTTTATTTCCTAGGCTCGGACCTGCTTCCGGAAATGGACGAAGGCGGCTTCATCCTTGACTACCTGACGCCGCCGGGCAGTTCATTGCAGGAGACTGACCGCATTGTGGGCCATTTGGAAAAGATGTTGCAAGAAACACCAGAGGTGGAAAGCACATCTCGCCGCACAGGATTGCAGCTTGGCCTGGCAGCCGTGACGGAAGCAAACCGCGGCGACCTCACGGTAAAGTTGAAAGCGAATCGCAAGCGGGCAACCGACGACGTTATTGCTGACCTGCGCGAGCAAGTCAAGCGGGAGGAACCTGCGGTAGATGTAGATTTCCCCTTGATCCTGCAAGACATGATCGGCGATTTAACGGGTGAGCCCGAGCCGGTAGTGATCAAGCTGTTCTCAGAAGACCCAAAGCTGCTGGAACAGCAGGCGCCGCGCGTTGCGGACGCAATCGAAAAGATCAAGGGCGTGGTCGATCTGAAGAACGGGATTGAGAACACCATGAGCGGCCCTGCGGCGGAGTTCCGCGTGAACACCACGGTCGCGGCCAAAGCCGGATTTACCGCGGAAGAAGTCTCCACCGATGCTGAAGCGGTATTACAAGGCGTCACGGGAGCAAATCCTGTAGTCGCCAACAACCGCGCGTATAACGTCCGTGTGCGCTTTCCGGAGCAGAACCGGAGTTCCCTGGAAGCCATGAGCAACACGCTGCTGGTGAGTTCCGCTGGCAGGACGGCCACACTGGGTTCTCTGGCGCAGATGAGCGAGCTTCCGGGACAAACCGAGATCAATCGCGAAAACCTGCAGCGTATGGTGGAGGTCACGGCGCGTCTTGAGAATATGAGCCTGGGCAAGGGAATGGAAAAAGTGCGGAAGGTGGTGGAGGGATTGCATCTGCCTTCCGGCATTCGCGTGGCTTATGGCGGCAAGTATGCGCAGCAGCAGAAAGATTTTCATGACATGGCCATGGTGCTGTTGCTGGCCATCATTCTGGTATTCACCGTGCTCTTGTTTGAATTCCGCAACTTTTCCGCGCCGGTGGCGATCCTGAGTTCTGCGTTGCTCTCGATCTCCGGTGTGTTTCTAGCGTTGCTGGTTACGGGCAAGACCGTGAATCTGGCATCACTGATGGGGATGATCATGGTGATTGGCATTGTGGCCAAGAATGGAATTTTGCTGCTGGATGCGAACCAGAAATTCGCCCACGCCAACTTTGAGCCGGAAGAAGCAATGGTGCAGGCTGGCCGCCGCCGTTTGCGTCCTATCTTTATGACTGCCCTGGCAACCATGGCGGGCATGTTGCCGCTGGCATTTGCGCTGGGCGCTGGATCAGAAATGCTGCAGCCGCTGGCAATTGCCGTGATCGGCGGAATTTTAGTCTCAATGGTGCTCTCTTTGATTGTTACGCCCGCTGTTTATTTCTACCTGGGAAAGATCCGCTCGCGCGCCTAA